From the Roseibium salinum genome, one window contains:
- a CDS encoding class I SAM-dependent DNA methyltransferase, with translation MSEENEQLEQALALGGDPDAIRKFYEDWSESYDKDLLRDIGYVGPEVAAEALSRRVADRAVILDAGCGTGLVGLELVQRRFELIIDGIDLTPAMLEQSRQKGVYRDLRIADMSSTLDDFGDDSYDGVVCAGVFTNGHVGPDGIDELVRVARPGAPIVLTVRDSAWEADGFKDKIDELEASGKTRTLEITHSPYHTKEDVSCQLVVLEAA, from the coding sequence ATGAGCGAAGAGAACGAGCAGCTGGAACAGGCCCTCGCCCTCGGCGGCGATCCCGATGCGATCCGCAAATTCTACGAAGACTGGTCAGAGAGCTACGACAAGGATCTCTTGCGCGACATCGGCTATGTCGGTCCGGAAGTCGCCGCGGAGGCGCTCAGCCGGCGCGTGGCCGACAGGGCCGTCATCCTCGACGCGGGTTGCGGGACAGGACTTGTGGGGCTCGAACTGGTCCAGCGCAGGTTCGAACTGATCATCGACGGGATCGACCTCACTCCGGCCATGCTGGAGCAGTCGAGGCAGAAGGGCGTCTACCGCGACCTTAGGATCGCCGACATGTCTTCCACGCTAGACGACTTCGGCGACGACAGCTATGACGGGGTGGTCTGCGCGGGTGTCTTCACCAACGGCCATGTCGGCCCGGACGGGATCGACGAGCTCGTCCGCGTTGCAAGGCCCGGCGCTCCGATCGTCCTGACCGTTCGCGACAGCGCATGGGAAGCCGATGGTTTCAAGGACAAGATCGACGAGTTGGAGGCGTCGGGCAAGACCCGGACCCTGGAGATCACCCACAGCCCGTATCACACCAAGGAGGACGTCTCCTGTCAGCTCGTGGTGCTGGAGGCGGCTTAG
- the cbiE gene encoding precorrin-6y C5,15-methyltransferase (decarboxylating) subunit CbiE produces MTSSWLTLIGTGEDGRLAPGGGDVLARADIVYGGTRHLEMAGPLKAEKRNWPSPFSSVFGDLEKLKGRKVAVLATGDPMWFGIGSSLLKHFSADEMTILPSLSAFQLTAARMGWALQDAECLSVHGRPVDLLRAALYPGARIITLTSNADTPRQVADLLADEGYGRTRITVLEHLGGEKERIVSGTAENWSQDVAPFHTLALEAVADPGIRFRARTPGLPDEAFRHDGKMTKQDIRAVTLAELRPCPGALLWDVGAGCGSVAIEWLRAADRTRAIGLEPHTERRQIAAENAAALGVPHLELIDAAAPEGLQGMPQPDAVFIGGGLTAPGVIDTALQALGPGGRLVANAVTLESEAILLSAYQTLGGTLKKLSIHRADAIGGLTGWRPLMPVTQWSLTKA; encoded by the coding sequence ATGACATCCTCCTGGCTCACACTGATCGGAACCGGTGAAGACGGCCGTCTGGCTCCGGGCGGCGGCGATGTCCTTGCCCGGGCGGACATCGTCTATGGCGGAACCCGGCATCTGGAGATGGCGGGCCCGCTGAAGGCGGAAAAGAGAAACTGGCCCAGCCCGTTCTCATCCGTCTTTGGGGATCTTGAAAAACTCAAGGGCAGGAAGGTGGCCGTGCTGGCCACCGGCGATCCGATGTGGTTCGGCATCGGATCCTCGCTCCTGAAGCATTTCTCGGCCGACGAGATGACGATCCTTCCGTCGCTCTCCGCTTTCCAGCTCACTGCCGCCCGGATGGGCTGGGCGCTGCAGGATGCCGAATGCCTTTCCGTTCACGGGCGCCCGGTGGATCTCCTGCGCGCCGCGCTTTACCCCGGTGCGCGCATCATCACGCTCACCAGCAATGCGGATACGCCGCGCCAGGTGGCCGACCTGCTGGCCGACGAAGGCTATGGCCGTACCCGTATCACCGTCCTGGAACACCTTGGCGGCGAAAAGGAGCGGATCGTCTCCGGCACAGCCGAGAACTGGAGCCAGGACGTCGCCCCCTTCCACACGCTGGCCCTGGAAGCTGTTGCCGATCCCGGTATCCGGTTCCGCGCGAGAACACCCGGCCTGCCGGACGAGGCTTTCCGCCACGACGGCAAGATGACCAAGCAGGACATCCGCGCGGTCACGCTGGCGGAACTGAGGCCCTGTCCGGGCGCGCTGTTATGGGATGTGGGTGCCGGCTGCGGTTCGGTTGCCATCGAATGGCTGCGCGCGGCAGACCGCACACGGGCGATCGGGCTTGAGCCGCATACCGAGCGGCGGCAGATTGCGGCGGAAAATGCCGCCGCGCTCGGCGTACCCCATCTTGAGCTGATCGACGCGGCCGCACCGGAGGGCCTTCAAGGCATGCCGCAGCCGGATGCCGTCTTCATCGGCGGCGGACTGACCGCGCCCGGCGTCATCGACACGGCGCTGCAGGCGCTCGGGCCCGGCGGGCGGCTCGTCGCCAATGCCGTTACCCTGGAAAGCGAGGCGATCCTGCTTTCCGCATACCAGACATTGGGTGGAACCTTGAAGAAACTCTCCATACACCGGGCGGATGCCATTGGCGGTCTCACCGGCTGGCGGCCGCTGATGCCGGTCACACAATGGAGCCTGACCAAAGCATGA
- the cobJ gene encoding precorrin-3B C(17)-methyltransferase, with protein MDASPILFVLNQAGLDTAQDVAQRFSTARIHGLAGRVPTADTQFNETIEHLQLLFKAGHPIVGFCASGILIRALAPVLTDKRNEPPVIAVSEDGSSIVPLLGGHRGANELARLLAKALNGHAAITTAGDTKLGVALDVPPKGWRLANPQDAKPVMAELLSGASVRIEGMADWLKEARLFQEPDAALSLVATEHPAEGGPTRLVYHPLKYAVGVGCARGCAPQELIDLVESNLEAAKIARGAVACVTTIDLKADEAAVNALAAYLGVPLRVYSAEELQRETPRLKNPSNVVFAEVGCHGVCEGAALAASGPFGTLKIEKQKTDNATCAIARSPKFIDAQAIGRARGHLSVIGIGPGKDDWRTPEATRLLAEATDVVGYSLYLDIVASHITGKTHHNFPLGAEEDRVRFALEEAGKGKNVALISSGDSGIYAMGALVYELLHREEAYGGVSDAAKRVSVTNAPGISALQACSARIGAPLGHDFCTISLSDLLTPWEAIEKRLKAAAEGDFVVAFYNPVSKRRRTQLAEAREILLKHRSAATPVILGINLGRPEETLRVTTLGALSVDDVDMLTTVLVGSSTTRTVMRGDGKPFVYTPRGYAKRIDAPRSTDTVQDTPPGKTAPEDNAPQQAQDLPETRNLEDKA; from the coding sequence GTGGACGCTTCCCCTATCCTATTCGTCCTGAACCAGGCCGGACTCGACACCGCCCAGGATGTTGCCCAACGGTTTTCGACCGCGCGCATCCACGGTCTTGCGGGCCGCGTACCGACGGCCGACACCCAGTTCAATGAAACGATCGAGCACCTGCAGCTGCTGTTCAAGGCCGGTCATCCGATCGTCGGTTTCTGCGCCAGCGGCATTCTGATCCGGGCCCTGGCGCCGGTGCTGACGGACAAGCGCAACGAGCCGCCGGTGATCGCCGTTTCCGAGGACGGGTCCAGCATCGTGCCCCTGCTCGGCGGCCACCGCGGCGCCAATGAACTGGCGCGGCTGCTTGCCAAGGCACTCAACGGTCACGCGGCCATCACCACCGCGGGCGACACCAAGCTGGGCGTCGCCCTCGACGTGCCGCCGAAGGGCTGGCGGCTGGCCAACCCGCAGGACGCCAAACCGGTCATGGCAGAGCTACTGTCCGGAGCGTCCGTGCGAATCGAAGGCATGGCCGACTGGCTCAAGGAAGCCAGGCTCTTCCAGGAGCCGGACGCCGCGCTCTCACTGGTGGCGACGGAACATCCAGCCGAGGGCGGCCCGACACGGCTGGTCTACCATCCGCTGAAATATGCGGTGGGCGTCGGCTGTGCCCGCGGCTGCGCCCCTCAGGAACTGATCGATCTGGTCGAGAGCAATCTCGAAGCGGCCAAGATCGCCAGGGGCGCCGTTGCCTGCGTTACCACCATCGACCTGAAGGCGGACGAGGCGGCCGTCAACGCGCTGGCGGCGTATCTGGGCGTTCCGCTGCGCGTCTACTCCGCCGAAGAGCTGCAGCGGGAGACGCCGCGGCTGAAAAACCCGTCCAACGTGGTTTTTGCCGAGGTCGGCTGCCACGGCGTCTGCGAGGGCGCGGCCCTTGCCGCGTCCGGCCCCTTCGGCACGCTGAAGATAGAAAAGCAGAAGACCGACAACGCAACATGCGCCATTGCCCGCTCGCCCAAATTCATCGATGCGCAAGCGATCGGCCGGGCCCGCGGCCATCTCTCCGTCATCGGCATCGGTCCGGGCAAGGATGACTGGCGCACCCCGGAGGCGACCAGGCTTCTGGCGGAGGCGACCGACGTCGTCGGCTACTCGCTCTATCTCGACATCGTGGCCAGCCACATCACCGGCAAGACCCATCACAATTTCCCGCTCGGCGCGGAAGAGGACCGGGTGCGCTTCGCGCTGGAAGAGGCGGGCAAGGGCAAGAACGTCGCGCTCATCTCGTCCGGCGATTCCGGCATCTACGCGATGGGCGCCCTCGTCTACGAGCTGCTGCACCGGGAAGAAGCCTATGGCGGCGTCTCGGATGCGGCCAAGCGGGTCAGCGTTACCAACGCGCCGGGCATCTCCGCGCTGCAGGCCTGCTCGGCCCGGATCGGCGCACCGCTCGGCCATGACTTCTGCACGATTTCCCTCTCCGACCTGCTGACCCCCTGGGAGGCCATCGAAAAGCGCCTGAAAGCGGCGGCGGAAGGCGACTTCGTCGTCGCTTTCTACAACCCGGTTTCCAAACGCCGCCGCACGCAGCTGGCCGAGGCAAGAGAAATTCTCCTCAAGCACCGCTCGGCCGCGACGCCCGTCATCCTGGGCATCAATCTGGGACGCCCGGAAGAAACGCTGCGGGTGACGACGCTCGGAGCGCTCAGCGTCGACGATGTCGACATGTTGACCACGGTCCTGGTCGGCTCGTCGACCACGAGAACCGTGATGCGCGGCGACGGCAAGCCCTTCGTCTATACGCCGCGCGGCTATGCCAAGCGCATCGACGCCCCTCGGAGCACCGACACGGTTCAGGACACGCCGCCAGGCAAAACCGCTCCTGAGGACAATGCTCCGCAGCAGGCCCAAGACCTGCCGGAAACCCGAAACCTGGAAGACAAAGCATGA
- the cobI gene encoding precorrin-2 C(20)-methyltransferase codes for MSGILYGIGLGPGDPELMTLKAHRLISTARVIAYPAPDSGESFARSIAAGALPGGVREIPIIVPMRVDRFPAREIYDKAAHEIAAVLESGEDVVTLCEGDPFFYGSFMYLFERLSDRFRIEVVPGVTSLTACAALLRRPLTSRNDVMTVIPGPLPDDEIRARIDAAQAVVIMKVGRHLGRLKALLADMGLLERAGYVERASLPEQKVRRLADLDAETAPYFSMILIYKGEEAWTLPLSYSS; via the coding sequence ATGAGCGGAATTCTCTACGGCATCGGTCTCGGCCCCGGCGATCCGGAGCTGATGACCCTGAAGGCGCACCGGCTGATCTCCACCGCCCGGGTCATTGCTTACCCGGCACCCGATTCCGGCGAAAGCTTTGCCCGCTCGATCGCCGCCGGCGCGCTGCCCGGCGGCGTACGCGAAATCCCGATCATCGTGCCGATGCGCGTTGACCGGTTTCCGGCGCGCGAAATCTACGACAAGGCGGCGCACGAGATCGCGGCGGTTCTGGAAAGCGGCGAGGACGTCGTGACGCTGTGCGAGGGCGACCCGTTCTTCTACGGCTCCTTCATGTATCTGTTCGAGCGTCTGTCGGACCGCTTCCGGATCGAGGTCGTGCCCGGGGTCACCTCGCTGACGGCCTGCGCCGCACTGCTGCGCCGGCCGCTGACCTCGCGCAACGACGTCATGACCGTGATCCCCGGCCCGCTGCCCGATGACGAGATCCGCGCCAGGATCGACGCGGCACAGGCCGTCGTCATCATGAAGGTCGGCCGTCATCTCGGCCGCCTGAAGGCGCTGCTCGCCGACATGGGCCTTCTGGAGAGGGCCGGCTATGTGGAGCGCGCCAGCCTGCCCGAACAGAAGGTCCGCCGTCTCGCCGACCTTGACGCCGAAACCGCCCCCTATTTTTCCATGATCCTCATCTACAAGGGAGAAGAAGCGTGGACGCTTCCCCTATCCTATTCGTCCTGA
- the cobM gene encoding precorrin-4 C(11)-methyltransferase, whose amino-acid sequence MTVHFIGAGPGDPDLITVRGLKLIQSCPVCLYAGSLVPEQVVAAAPEGARVIDTAPMTLDEIIAEIKAAHDKGQDVARVHSGDPSIYGATAEQMRRLDGLGIDYDVIPGVPAFAAAAAALKRELTIPEVAQTIIITRTAMQSSAMPNNEDLDTLGRSGATLAIHLSIRNLREVERQLTPHYGPDCPVIVAYRVGWPDEAFIHGTLSTIAKKVRASKITRTALVFVGHALRPDENFRDSALYDADHVHVLRPKKKAKAV is encoded by the coding sequence ATGACCGTACATTTCATCGGCGCCGGACCCGGAGACCCGGATCTCATCACCGTTCGCGGCCTGAAACTCATCCAGTCCTGCCCCGTCTGCCTTTATGCCGGCTCGCTGGTGCCCGAACAGGTGGTCGCGGCGGCGCCGGAAGGCGCCCGCGTCATCGACACGGCGCCCATGACGCTGGACGAGATCATTGCCGAGATCAAGGCGGCCCATGACAAGGGGCAGGATGTCGCCCGCGTCCATTCCGGCGACCCGTCCATCTACGGCGCAACCGCCGAACAGATGCGCCGGCTCGACGGGCTCGGGATCGACTACGACGTCATCCCCGGCGTGCCCGCCTTTGCCGCGGCGGCCGCCGCCCTCAAGCGGGAGCTGACGATCCCCGAAGTCGCCCAGACGATCATTATCACCCGCACGGCGATGCAGTCGTCGGCAATGCCGAACAACGAGGATCTCGACACGCTCGGCAGAAGCGGCGCGACGCTCGCCATCCACCTGTCGATCCGGAACCTGCGCGAAGTCGAGCGCCAGCTCACGCCCCATTACGGTCCGGACTGCCCGGTGATCGTCGCCTACCGGGTCGGCTGGCCGGACGAGGCCTTCATCCACGGGACGCTCTCGACCATTGCGAAAAAGGTCCGCGCCTCCAAGATCACCCGCACCGCCCTGGTCTTTGTCGGCCATGCCCTGCGGCCGGACGAGAACTTCCGCGACAGCGCGCTCTACGACGCGGACCATGTGCACGTGCTTCGGCCGAAAAAGAAGGCGAAGGCGGTTTAG